From Zingiber officinale cultivar Zhangliang chromosome 5B, Zo_v1.1, whole genome shotgun sequence, the proteins below share one genomic window:
- the LOC121984609 gene encoding kinesin-like protein KIN-14E isoform X3 translates to MEDAFDSMILVSGPSFVRSGLKEQAFGDDVVMFVNSGGCEIQGKDCRIKFQGDAHFLGGDVIETNEIIAESGGHPLLYQSARYGDFRYMFDNLVPGDYFVDLHFAEIVNTNGPKGIRVFDIFVQEEKILSSFDIYAIVGANKPLQLVDIRVSVLHNQGVLIRFEGLRGSPTVSGICIRKAPVSTAAMINPELHLCTKCATEIEASPIQKKLQSRIVVQYEKKIQELTHECKMKSDECYEAWMSLTDANQKLQNVTMELDNMIFQNETLERAVGREMEKFKDVSDKYKKDKKLWSSTINNLEKKIKAIKEDHMQLSQEAHDCANSIPNLNSMITAIQALVAQSEDLKVKYNEEMGKRKRLFNQLQESKGNIRVFCRCRPLSKEEISSGCHAIIDFDAAKDGEIGTVAGGTTKKSFKFDRVYTPKDNQADVYADASPFVTSVLDGYNVCIFAYGQTGTGKTFTMEGTENNRGVNYRTLEELFKIAVERKDTISYSISVSVLEVYNEQIRDLLATSPSNKKLEVRQAAEGFHHVPGMVEAKVENMKEAWNVLQSGSNARAVGSNNVNEHSSRSHCMLCIMVRAKNLMNGECTKSKLWLVDLAGSERLTRTDVQGERLKEAQNINRSLSALGDVISALASKSNHIPYRNSKLTHLLQDSLGGDSKALMFVQISPSDNDMGETVSSLTFASRVRGVELGLAKRQVDTVEQQKMKQMLDKVRQESRTKDESLRKFEENCQHLENKLKEKEQQCRMLQEKNKDVASQLNSNAEIQSQLDRKQCQLMEKLNGKEEESMMLRQKIKDMEQRLKERQQIESVSLQEKVEELELKLNVQSHSEIAAKEKVKELECQLKESLQFQLTLEQKVKELESKLREHKESDSILILHSADRSRIGTPAEAKGSSSDESTSDTDPGILRSSTSINRLMTGRVSILHRGISPSGIKRKGEREHRISVLADDTENHSAFSTNSVDNKTEPMEINRSRKLDQAKTYGRITRTSKVVATHKLFPHSRIKKDQQTGVGVKEKNKVRGWAR, encoded by the exons ATGGAGGACGCGTTCGACTCGATGATCTTGGTGTCCGGTCCAAGTTTTGTTCGATCAGGGCTCAAGGAGCAAGCTTTTGGAG acGATGTTGTGATGTTTGTTAATTCTGGAGGCTGCGAGATTCAGGGAAAAGATTGTCGTATTAAATTCCAAGGCGATGCTCATTTCCTAGGTGGAGACGTAATTGAAACCAATGAAATCATAGCTGAAAGTGGTGGCCACCCGTTACTGTACCAATCGGCACGATATGGTGACTTTCGCTATATGTTTGATAATCTTGTTCCTGGAGACTATTTCGTGGACCTACACTTTGCAGAGATAGTCAATACAAATGGTCCTAAAGGAATTAGAGTTTTTGACATATTTGTCCAAGAAGAGAAG ATATTATCTTCATTTGACATATATGCTATCGTTGGAGCTAATAAGCCTCTCCAGCTAGTTGATATCAGAGTCTCTGTGCTGCACAACCAGGGTGTTTTAATAAGATTTGAGGGACTCCGTGGATCTCCAACAGTTTCCGGAATTTGCATCAGAAAGGCTCCAGTCTCAACAG CAGCCATGATAAACCCAGAACTTCATTTATGCACCAAATGCGCCACTGAGATAGAGGCGTCTCCTATTCAG AAAAAATTACAGAGCAGAATTGTCGTCCAGTATGAGAAAAAAATACAGGAGCTAACCCATGAATGTAAAATGAAGTCTGATGAATGTTATGAAGCTTGGATGTCACTAACAGATGCAAATCAGAAGCTACAGAATGTTACAATGGAgcttgataacatgatcttccaaAATGAAACACTTG AACGAGCCGTTGGAAGGGAGATGGAAAAATTCAAAGACGTTTCAGATAAATACAAGAAGGATAAGAAGTTATGGTCTTCTACAATCAATAATTTGGAAAAGAAGATTAAG GCAATAAAAGAAGATCATATGCAACTTTCACAAGAAGCACATGATTGTGCTAACTCAATCCCGAATCTAAATAGCATGATCACTGCAATTCAAGCCTTAG TTGCACAAAGTGAAGATCTCAAGGTAAAGTATAACGAGGAGATGGGTAAGAGAAAAAGATTGTTTAACCAACTCCAGGAGTCAAAAG GGAATATTAGGGTATTTTGTAGGTGTCGCCCTTTGAGTAAGGAGGAGATTTCATCTGGCTGCCATGCCATTATAGATTTTGACGCAGCCAAGGATGGTGAAATTGGAACCGTGGCAGGTGGAACAACAAAGAAAAGCTTTAAGTTTGATCGAGTTTATACGCCAAAGGATAATCAAG CTGATGTTTATGCGGATGCTTCACCTTTTGTCACATCAGTCCTAGATGGCTACAATGTCTGCATATTTGCATATGGACAGACTGGTACAGGGAAGACATTCACCATGGAAGGAACTGAAAATAATAGGGGAGTGAATTATAGAACTTTGGAAGAGCTGTTTAAAATAGCAGTTGAGAGGAAGGACACAATTTCCTACAGCATATCTGTGAGTGTTCTGGAGGTGTACAATGAGCAGATCAGAGACTTATTAGCAACCTCTCCGTCAAACAAGAA GTTGGAAGTTAGGCAAGCAGCCGAAGGATTTCATCACGTGCCAGGGATGGTAGAAGCTAAAGTTGAGAATATGAAAGAAGCTTGGAATGTGCTGCAGTCTGGGAGCAATGCTAGAGCTGTTGGTTCTAACAATGTAAATGAGCATAGCAGTAGATCTCATTG CATGCTTTGCATAATGGTGAGAGCAAAAAATTTGATGAATGGAGAGTGCACAAAGAGCAAGCTTTGGCTTGTGGATTTGGCTGGAAGTGAGAGGCTAACTAGGACAGATGTTCAAGGGGAAAGACTCAAGGAAGCTCAAAACATTAATAGATCACTCTCTGCCCTTGGAGACGTCATTTCTGCTCTTGCATCCAAAAGCAACCACATTCCTTACAG GAACTCCAAGCTTACACATTTACTGCAAGATTCATTAG GAGGTGATTCAAAAGCTTTGATGTTTGTACAAATTAGTCCATCAGACAACGACATGGGTGAAACTGTCAGTTCGCTGACCTTTGCAAGTCGAGTACGGGGAGTCGAGTTGGGTCTTGCTAAGAGACAAGTTGACACGGTGGAACAGCAAAAAATGAAACAGATG CTTGATAAAGTGAGACAGGAATCTAGAACCAAGGATGAGTCTTTAAGGAAGTTTGAGGAGAACTGCCAACACCTTGAGAATAAACTGAAAGAGAAAGAACAACAATGTAGGATGCTACAAGAGAAG AATAAAGATGTTGCTAGCCAACTCAATTCAAATGCAGAAATACAAAGTCAACTGGATAGAAAACAGTGCCAGCTCATGGAAAAGTTGAATGGGAAGGAAGAAGAATCTATGATGCTTCGGCAAAAA ATCAAAGATATGGAACAAAGATTGAAAGAGCGACAACAGATAGAATCAGTGAGTCTTCAGGAAAAG GTTGAAGAGCTTGAACTCAAACTTAATGTTCAATCACACTCTGAAATTGCAGCTAAGGAGAAG GTTAAGGAACTAGAGTGCCAGCTTAAAGAAAGTCTGCAATTTCAGTTGACTCTTGAACAAAAA GTTAAAGAACTCGAAAGTAAGCTTAGAGAACATAAAGAATCAGACTCCATTTTAATCTTACATTCAGCTGATAGATCAAGAATTGGAACACCGGCAGAAGCAAAAGGATCCTCAAGCGATGAATCAACAAGTGACACTGACCCTGGCATTCTGAGAAGTTCAACTTCTATAAACAGGTTAATGACAGGCCGAGTTTCAATTCTCCATAGAGGTATATCTCCTTCTGGAATCAAGAGGAAAGGAGAGCGTGAGCATCGAATTAGTGTATTGGCTGATGACACTGAGAATCACAGTGCGTTTTCTACAAACTCAGTAGACAATAAGACAGAGCCAATGGAAATCAATAGAAGCAGGAAACTAGATCAAGCAAAAACATATGGAAGGATTACAAGGACTTCAAAAGTTGTTGCAACGCATAAGCTATTTCCTCATAGCAGAATCAAAAAGGACCAGCAAACTGGAGTAGGAGTTAAGGAGAAAAACAAGGTAAGAGGATGGGCCAGGTAG